In a single window of the Micromonospora inositola genome:
- a CDS encoding kelch repeat-containing protein, translating to MWTTAATNPKPLAGSGVAVLDGRMYVVGGCLQMVCGAKDVMVYDPASDSWDRAPDYPSR from the coding sequence GTGTGGACGACCGCGGCGACGAACCCGAAACCGCTCGCGGGCTCCGGTGTCGCGGTGCTCGACGGCAGGATGTACGTCGTCGGCGGCTGCCTCCAGATGGTGTGTGGCGCCAAGGACGTCATGGTGTACGACCCGGCCAGTGACTCGTGGGACCGCGCCCCCGACTACCCGAGCCGGTGA
- a CDS encoding helix-turn-helix domain-containing protein, with protein sequence MGDRLAIIPISSSEQDVGVAYVVHPSSLLDAFITLFEAEWDRGIPLSIDGPVDGASGPDEETRDLLTLLASGLTDQGIARSLGWSIRTTQRRIHALMEDLGATTRFQLGMTATARGWL encoded by the coding sequence GTGGGCGACCGGCTGGCCATCATCCCCATCAGCTCCAGCGAGCAGGATGTCGGCGTCGCCTACGTGGTCCACCCATCGTCGCTACTCGACGCGTTCATCACGCTCTTCGAGGCGGAGTGGGACCGGGGCATACCGCTGTCCATCGACGGGCCGGTCGACGGCGCGAGCGGACCGGACGAGGAAACCAGGGACCTCTTGACGCTGCTCGCCTCGGGCCTAACCGACCAAGGTATCGCCCGGTCACTGGGCTGGTCGATCAGGACCACGCAGCGCCGGATCCACGCGCTGATGGAAGACCTGGGTGCCACCACCCGCTTCCAGCTGGGAATGACCGCCACGGCGCGTGGCTGGCTGTGA
- a CDS encoding S8 family serine peptidase: MTAGVLATVLAAAGLTASQADAQEKPGATVSGKPGTFTLITGDRVSLDADGHLEIQRGPGRPGMRFVSSREGGHQFVVPVDAMPLLHDGRLDRRLFDLTALGEFGYDDRAAELPLLVAYPENMAPQARSAAVEGAARVRADLPAAHALAVRAGLDERVTLWASLTRGTASERTLTAGITHVWLDGKRRVSLDRSVPQIGAPAAWQAGFDGTGVTVGVLDTGIDASHSDFAGHIAAIRDFTGGNDPGDTVGHGTHVASTIMGSGAASGGRYRGVAPGAKLVVGKVCATEECQDSDIIAGMQWAASQARVVNVSLGGTDAPGLDPLETAVQDLSHRYGTLFVVAAGNEGKPKSVMSPASADDALAVAAVAADDQRAYFSARGPRIGDNHIKPEISAPGVDIAAAAPGGGYVAMSGTSMATPHVAGSAAILAGQHPDWSGPQLKAALMGSAKPAGDDSLYEQGAGRVDIGRAVAQPIAADVAAVDFPVQRWPHADDTPISRVIGYRNTGSAPVTLSLTVAPAPAGMITVSPTTLVVPAGGRAEATITVDTRVDAPDGLYQGALTATGAGDLRVRTPFALNREIESYDVRLDHTGRDGRPATEYQTVAANLATGEFTALDGQPGGGTLRLPKGRYALYSTIHEGNVSTLLVQPVLDVHGPVTEALDARTAQPVSLTVPQRDAAPLSINVSANWNDGFRYPGVQLSGVSFADVFFGRIGPAVAAPEFAATLGIGLARPGPDRTFRNSPYTYDLAYVGHGDMFTGLTRTLSPKNLATVKATYRSQSTTATAVRLHRAASPGGPGPIGSSTSFDLPFHATEYYNTDGGIVWTSTFVEGDNLTTQESTFHPGRTYTQTWNAAPFGPTVGGAPTWSPLGYAGRDGDTISVASPPLFGDATGRPASRDDLQVHFRLSSNGKEIATADGPYADFSVPADKAAYRLEATVTRGAPDTLSTSVSVAWTFISAHTSTPQRLPLTTARPMPALDDTNTAQAGRTMTIPVALDRQAGSAAAPGRTLGVAASFDDGRTWIALPIVRGVARIAHPRRPGFVSLRLTATDTAGNTVTQTIQRAYRIA, from the coding sequence TTGACAGCCGGGGTGCTGGCGACCGTGCTGGCGGCGGCCGGCCTCACGGCTTCACAGGCGGACGCGCAGGAGAAGCCGGGGGCCACGGTCTCCGGCAAGCCCGGTACCTTCACGTTGATCACCGGGGATCGGGTGTCGCTGGACGCGGACGGTCACCTGGAGATCCAGCGGGGGCCGGGGCGGCCCGGCATGCGGTTCGTGAGCAGCCGGGAGGGAGGTCACCAGTTCGTCGTCCCGGTCGACGCGATGCCGCTGCTGCACGACGGGCGACTCGACCGGCGGCTGTTCGACCTCACCGCGCTCGGCGAGTTCGGCTACGACGACCGGGCGGCCGAGCTACCGCTGCTGGTCGCGTACCCGGAGAACATGGCGCCGCAGGCACGGTCCGCGGCCGTCGAGGGTGCCGCACGGGTGCGGGCCGACCTGCCCGCCGCCCACGCGCTGGCCGTGCGGGCGGGACTGGACGAGCGGGTCACGCTGTGGGCGTCACTCACCCGCGGCACGGCGTCCGAGCGCACGCTCACCGCCGGGATCACCCACGTCTGGCTGGACGGCAAGCGCCGGGTGTCCCTGGACCGCAGCGTGCCGCAGATCGGCGCGCCGGCGGCCTGGCAGGCCGGCTTCGACGGCACCGGCGTCACGGTCGGCGTGCTGGACACCGGGATCGACGCCAGCCACTCCGACTTCGCCGGGCACATCGCCGCGATCCGGGACTTCACCGGCGGCAACGACCCCGGCGACACGGTCGGCCACGGCACCCACGTGGCGTCGACCATCATGGGCAGCGGCGCCGCCTCGGGCGGCCGGTACCGGGGCGTGGCACCGGGCGCGAAGCTGGTCGTCGGCAAGGTCTGCGCCACCGAGGAGTGCCAGGACTCGGACATCATCGCCGGCATGCAGTGGGCCGCGTCGCAGGCCCGGGTGGTCAACGTGAGCCTGGGCGGCACGGACGCGCCGGGTCTCGACCCGCTGGAGACCGCGGTCCAGGACCTGAGTCACCGGTACGGCACGCTCTTCGTGGTCGCCGCCGGCAACGAGGGCAAACCGAAGTCGGTCATGTCACCGGCCTCCGCGGACGACGCACTCGCCGTCGCCGCCGTCGCCGCCGACGACCAGCGGGCGTACTTCTCCGCCAGGGGCCCCCGCATCGGCGACAACCACATCAAGCCCGAGATCAGCGCGCCGGGCGTCGACATCGCGGCGGCCGCCCCGGGCGGCGGCTACGTCGCCATGTCGGGCACGTCGATGGCCACCCCGCACGTGGCGGGTTCGGCCGCGATCCTCGCTGGGCAGCATCCGGACTGGTCCGGCCCGCAACTCAAGGCCGCCCTGATGGGCTCGGCCAAGCCGGCCGGCGATGACAGCCTCTACGAGCAGGGCGCGGGCCGGGTGGACATCGGCCGAGCGGTCGCCCAGCCGATCGCCGCCGACGTCGCCGCGGTCGACTTCCCAGTCCAGCGCTGGCCCCACGCCGACGACACCCCGATCTCCCGCGTCATCGGCTACCGCAACACGGGCAGCGCGCCGGTCACCCTGTCCCTGACCGTCGCCCCGGCCCCGGCCGGCATGATCACCGTCAGCCCGACCACCCTGGTGGTGCCGGCCGGCGGCCGCGCCGAGGCGACGATCACCGTGGACACCCGGGTCGACGCCCCCGACGGCCTCTACCAGGGCGCGCTGACCGCGACCGGCGCTGGGGACCTGCGGGTGCGGACACCGTTCGCGCTCAACCGCGAGATCGAGAGCTACGACGTCCGGCTCGACCACACCGGGCGCGACGGCAGACCGGCCACGGAGTACCAGACCGTGGCGGCGAACCTGGCGACCGGCGAGTTCACCGCCCTTGACGGGCAACCGGGCGGCGGCACCCTGCGGCTACCCAAGGGCCGTTACGCGCTCTACAGCACCATCCACGAGGGCAACGTGTCGACCCTGCTCGTGCAGCCGGTCCTGGACGTACACGGCCCGGTCACCGAGGCGCTCGACGCCCGCACGGCCCAGCCGGTCTCGCTGACCGTGCCCCAGCGGGACGCCGCACCGCTGTCGATCAACGTGAGCGCGAACTGGAACGACGGCTTCCGCTACCCGGGTGTCCAGCTCAGCGGGGTGTCGTTCGCGGACGTCTTCTTCGGCCGGATCGGGCCTGCCGTCGCGGCCCCCGAGTTCGCCGCGACGCTGGGCATCGGGCTCGCCCGACCGGGCCCCGACCGGACGTTCCGGAACAGCCCCTACACGTACGACCTCGCGTATGTGGGCCACGGCGACATGTTCACGGGGCTGACCAGGACGTTGTCGCCGAAGAACCTCGCCACCGTCAAGGCGACCTACCGGAGCCAGTCCACCACCGCCACCGCCGTCCGCCTCCACCGCGCGGCGTCCCCCGGCGGCCCCGGCCCGATCGGTTCGAGCACCTCGTTCGACCTGCCATTCCACGCCACCGAGTACTACAACACCGACGGCGGCATCGTCTGGACGTCCACGTTCGTCGAGGGCGACAACCTCACCACGCAGGAGTCCACCTTCCACCCGGGCAGGACGTACACCCAGACCTGGAACGCGGCGCCCTTCGGGCCCACGGTGGGCGGGGCCCCGACCTGGTCGCCGCTGGGGTACGCGGGCCGCGACGGCGACACCATCTCGGTCGCGTCGCCACCCCTGTTCGGCGACGCGACCGGCCGCCCCGCGAGCCGCGACGACCTGCAGGTCCACTTCCGGCTGTCAAGCAACGGTAAGGAGATCGCCACCGCGGACGGACCATACGCGGACTTCTCGGTGCCCGCCGACAAGGCCGCCTACCGCCTGGAGGCGACCGTCACCCGCGGCGCCCCGGACACCCTGTCGACGTCGGTCTCAGTGGCCTGGACCTTCATCTCGGCGCACACGTCGACGCCGCAGCGACTGCCCCTGACCACGGCCCGGCCGATGCCCGCGCTCGACGACACCAACACGGCCCAGGCGGGCAGGACGATGACCATCCCCGTGGCGCTGGACCGGCAGGCGGGCTCAGCCGCCGCGCCGGGCCGCACGCTCGGCGTGGCCGCATCCTTCGACGACGGCAGGACGTGGATCGCGTTGCCGATCGTCCGCGGCGTCGCCCGCATCGCCCATCCGCGACGGCCCGGCTTCGTGTCGCTGCGCCTGACGGCCACCGACACCGCCGGCAACACGGTGACACAGACGATCCAGCGGGCCTACCGGATCGCCTGA
- a CDS encoding Kelch repeat-containing protein: protein MMASRSPTTRIKGTYSPLSLRNTVGSTPKAGSAAPNSSAPAAAPWTTIADYPSPIQDNGVVSLGGKIYSAFGVTGSDYSHAMYAYDPTAGSWSRLASPADDRQRPTMAVLNGKIYATGGWGRLGR, encoded by the coding sequence ATGATGGCCAGCCGGTCGCCCACGACGCGGATCAAGGGCACGTACTCTCCGCTGTCCCTGCGCAACACGGTCGGGTCGACCCCCAAGGCGGGCAGCGCCGCACCGAACAGCTCGGCACCGGCCGCCGCGCCGTGGACCACGATCGCCGACTACCCGAGCCCGATCCAGGACAACGGCGTCGTCTCGCTCGGCGGCAAGATCTACTCGGCGTTCGGGGTCACCGGCTCCGATTACTCCCACGCGATGTACGCCTATGACCCGACCGCGGGCAGCTGGTCCCGGCTGGCGAGCCCCGCGGACGATCGCCAGCGGCCGACCATGGCGGTGTTGAACGGGAAGATCTACGCAACAGGCGGCTGGGGGCGGCTCGGCCGTTGA
- a CDS encoding carboxypeptidase-like regulatory domain-containing protein — translation MSWEACGAISDALYCAGGESSSGGATRHTYVYDPHADSWSPAADMPIDLWGSGYTTAEGRLLVSGGVTEHNSVVTNQGFGLDPASDTWTPISNSNNTLYRSGSACGFYKIGGNTGGEDAQNLGSSEVLPGRVDCGETNHVSWLAVNPTTLTLAPGASTTVTVTVDANVPDITQPGTYTAAVVIGTDTPYTTPTVPVSMTVNPPKTWGKITGTVTGPSGALPGATVQINTSLGHYTLRTDASGHYQLWLDVRNNPVAGDLRDRRLSATDDGCKDQKGRGDDAGLRIAEGLVPADREGPGGVTARALSRAAHRGPPFRPVSTGRQGNGAWPDERMPQEFLMNRLDCRGNGCRQQPSQPAPPKLGHLLSAEPRLPSPDPTLSGQSPAAPLGGRDDAAARSRTQRSRPGRVNAWRLTTV, via the coding sequence GTGAGCTGGGAGGCGTGTGGTGCGATCTCCGACGCCCTCTACTGCGCGGGCGGCGAGTCCAGCTCCGGCGGCGCGACGCGCCACACGTACGTCTACGACCCGCATGCCGACTCGTGGTCGCCGGCGGCCGACATGCCCATCGACCTGTGGGGGTCCGGGTACACCACGGCTGAGGGCCGGTTGCTGGTCTCCGGTGGTGTCACGGAGCACAACTCGGTGGTCACCAACCAGGGCTTCGGCCTCGACCCGGCCAGCGACACCTGGACGCCCATCTCGAACTCGAACAACACGCTCTACCGCAGTGGTAGCGCCTGCGGGTTCTACAAGATCGGTGGTAACACGGGTGGCGAGGACGCCCAGAACCTGGGCAGCTCCGAGGTGTTGCCGGGCAGGGTCGACTGCGGCGAGACGAACCACGTGAGCTGGCTCGCGGTGAACCCGACGACGCTCACGCTCGCACCGGGTGCCAGCACCACGGTCACCGTGACCGTCGACGCGAATGTTCCGGACATCACGCAGCCGGGGACGTACACGGCGGCTGTTGTGATCGGCACGGATACGCCGTACACGACGCCGACCGTCCCGGTGTCGATGACGGTCAACCCGCCGAAGACCTGGGGCAAGATCACCGGTACGGTCACCGGGCCGTCAGGTGCGTTGCCTGGCGCAACGGTCCAAATCAACACGTCGTTGGGGCACTACACGCTCAGAACCGATGCGAGCGGCCATTACCAGCTGTGGCTCGACGTCCGAAACAACCCCGTTGCAGGTGATCTGCGCGATCGACGGCTATCAGCCACAGACGACGGCTGTAAAGATCAGAAGGGGAGAGGCGACGACGCTGGACTTCGCATTGCAGAAGGTCTAGTTCCGGCCGACCGAGAGGGCCCGGGTGGTGTCACCGCCCGGGCCCTCTCTCGCGCCGCACATCGCGGGCCGCCGTTCAGACCCGTATCCACGGGTAGGCAAGGCAACGGTGCGTGGCCTGATGAACGGATGCCGCAGGAATTTCTGATGAATCGGCTGGACTGCCGGGGAAATGGCTGTCGACAGCAGCCCAGCCAGCCAGCCCCGCCGAAGCTCGGGCACCTGCTGTCGGCGGAGCCGAGGTTGCCGAGTCCTGACCCGACCTTGTCAGGACAGTCACCGGCGGCTCCTCTGGGCGGGCGGGACGACGCCGCGGCCAGGTCGAGAACGCAGAGGTCTCGACCTGGCCGCGTGAACGCGTGGCGGCTGACTACGGTGTGA